AGAAAGAACCTGGTTTTGAAACCATCGGGCTTGTCGGTTTTGCAACCAGTATAATCCTGGCCGCTATAATGATCTCAAGAAAAATATAAATATAAATATAAATATAAATATAAATATAAATGTAACTGTGGGGTTTTATAGATATCCTACTTCCATGGATTACCAAATCTTTCCTTAGACGTGATCTCTGATATCTCCCAACGTCCACTTGACCTGCTGCTATCTGCTGCAGGATAGCCAATAGCAATCACCGCCATAAGTTCCAGGGATTCTGGTGCATTTAGAATATCCCCAACTTCATTCTTCTGGTTCAGTATCTCTCCCAGCCACACAGCACCTAATCCCATACCGTGTGCCACCAGCAACATGTTCTGTATGGCTGCACCACATGCCTGGATATCCTTTGTATGATCATACATCACATCCCTGTCAAGGAATACAGCAATAAGCAAATGTGCACTGTGTACAATTGTGCTGTATCTGGTACATCCTGCAAGTGACCCTGCAATCTCCCTGTCCTTTACTACCACAAAACGCCACGGTTGGTTGTTGAGGCCTGAAGGAGCCCAGCGCCCTGCTTCCAGTATGTCTTCGACCATGCTGTCTTCAACATGGTCAACCAAAAACTCCCTGATACTCCTGCGGGATCTGATGAGCTCAAGTATCCTGGTTTTTTCTACCATTAAACCAATTCCAATCTTTTTTTACTTACCTGCGCAGTGCCAGCAGTACAGCCATCGACAAACCCATCAGACCTGCCAGTATACCAAATCCAGGCTGTTCCCTGGTCGGTGACGGGACCGGTGTAGGTGTAGGTGTAGGTGTAGGGGTATAGCCAGGCCGTGGAGTCTCGCCTGGGAGAAGTGGGGGACTACCTGCTATGAATTCAGGTGAAGCCGATATCTCCTCACTGTGATAGCCCTGGAGGTCATGGAATTTTGCCGTTGCCTGAGGTAATTCATATGTACCGTTTTCACTTGCACTTATAATATAGGTCAGGCTGATGCTGTTCTCCTCACCTATTATCTTTGGTGATTTGGTATAGGTTTCTCCGCTGACAATAGTGACATTATCCGGTAATAGGTCGTTGTCAAAAATCTCTACACTGGCTTTAACATCACCCACATTTGTGGCTTTGATAGTTACTGTTACATTTTCGTTACGCTCAACCTGTGTGGGACTTACAGTCTTCTCAAGCAGGATCTTTGAGCCGTGTACAATGATTTCAGGCTTGGTACATGTCTGGTCATACTCTATGCCGCCCACTTCCCATGTCGCGTCTGCAGCAGGAAGATCATAACCGTCCATATCTGGCTTGATCGGTTTGATAGTATATTTGAAATCCCGATTCTGTCCGGGAGCCATATTAAAATTCCACTGTAGCGGGGAGCTTCCGACCAGTTCAAAATAATTGGGAATAGAATCCCTCAATTCGATATTATTTACTGCGTAAGCGCCGTCATTTCTTATGATCAATTGCACAAAGGCTGTATCGGTCATGAAAATTTCGGATTTAGTAGTCTTGGTGATATTGATCATATTCAGGACTGTTATTTCCTTACCATCTGTGAAATTATGCATCTCATCCTTTTGGTCAATACCAGTCACATTTACGCTGATGTTATATTCAGTATCTTTCATGTGTGAAGGTATCTCCAACTCAAATGAAATTTCTGTGATCGATGCTCCATCTTCGATTATATCCTCAGTATGATGAGTCTTTGTACTTGTGGTAAATGAATAAAACTCAAGTCCATCCGTATCAATGTAAATATCAACATCCTCAAGCGGTGCATCGCCTTCATTTTTGATGTTGATAGTAACAGGTATTTTGGAATTAGTTAACTTGAAAGTATCCTTGTCATCACTCTTTTCGGTTTCAACATCAATATCCAGATCAGGAAGACCGCGAAGTGCTATTTCTATTTTTGCCCAGGGTTCATAGGTATCGTCCTGCCAGTGAATATCACTGTTTGGCATCAAGTCTACTACTTTAACTAATACTTCACCATCATACTTAAAAAAATCAAACGTAAGCATACTATCGCTATAAACCAACTCCCCGTCTTTATAAAGATTTACTCCAACATATGGTGTCCCTATCTGGCCTTTTATACCAGTTCTTGGAAAATCATATGCTTCAACTGTATAGATATCATTGTCAAAAGTCTCTCCCCAATATAATTTATCTGACTTTTCATCAGTCCAGTATGTCAAATCTTTGTCTTCCCATGCCTGGACTAAAAGACAGGAACTTGAAATATATAGTAGAACGATTAATATATATTTTAATAATATTGTACTTTTCATAACCATAGTAGACACCTTATTTTTTATAATAATGTGGATACTTATACTACATATCTTTTTTTATACTTATATTGAAGAGTTGCAGAATATAGCCAATAAATTAGTAACCTGTGGCTATGGCAAGGTTCATGGCAGAACTTTCAAGATTGGAATTACTTCTGACAATGAAAACGATGTTACCATTATTCCAGATGATCTGGTATTTGGGTAATTGATTTCCAGCCCTATATGTGTAAGTTTTTATTCTTGTAGCAGCATGGTCGTTGAAATTGACATTGGTGAAACGATCACCCGTAGATAACTGTTCATACTGGGATTTATAGTTGAAAATAAATTCAGTTGCTGATGAGTCTGAATCCAGTTCAATAATATCTAAAAACACATCTAAATTATCCTCATCCCGATAAGCACCTTCTTTTGATTCGATAATCTTTTCAGAAAATTCATTATAATCAGTGATTGGAAGTGATCCTAAATATTCATATCCAGAAGGCAAATTCTCTACCATGACCATTGAATCAAGGCTAAAATTGTCCTGGTCTATACCTGCTGAAGTATTATCTGAATTGTCAATGATCTCAGTATCTGTATCTTCGATACAGCCAGATAATAATATAATTGAAATTAATAGAATAGAAGCTACTGTTTTTTTTGGATTATACATAAAGATTCCACTTGTTATAATTGATTAATGTTGACGATTGAATTTCGTTAAAAAAAAAGAAATTGAAGGGATTAAAAAACACCCCTTCATCTGTATTGTTGATTTACTCGCGCTGTCTCAGTACCAGATAGGCCACTGCAAGCAGACCTGCTATAGCGAACACAGCCTCAAATCCTGGCACCTTATCTTCTGTAGGCACTTCTGTGGGGACTTCAGTCTCAACAGCATCAGTAGGTCCTTCGGTCGGTGCTCCAGGTTCAACTCCGGTTACGTTAGTTGGTTCCTCTGTAGCCACTTCGGTTCCAACTACTGTTGGGGCTTCGGTTGCTACTGCGCCACCGCCGACGATAACTTCCTGAGCAAGGGCTACAAGATTTCCATCTTCATTAACCCTAACTGCAAAGTCCATGATATCAGTAATATCGTCCTCAGAAAATGTAATATCGTCGTCTTTATTTATTATCTCTATTCTGGTACCATCAGCATCAACTTCGAAGTCATTATACAAATCTTCGTCGGCAGATTCGACTTCAACGGTATCAGTGGAGATTAGATCTATGTTGTTTATCTTCACCAGATTGGTGTTCATACCAGCGAAAACAGTCTCTACTGTGAAATTCATGACTTCGGTATCGTCAGAAGCACCAAGGTCTTCCTCGTAAGTGAAGTCATTTCCTTCAGTGACAACTACATCTTCAACTTCTTCACCATCATTAGTCAGTGATAGCCATGACTTTTTACCGTCAACATCAATCTCCAAGGCAGTGATCGCCCAGCCACCAGTAAGGGACAGTGATTCACCTACTCTCAGAAGATGATCATCATCGTCATCTTCATCAACAAGTTTCGCGCTGATAATCCAGTCGTTACCCTTGTCAACAACGGCAAATTTAGCACCGGCCCATGCTATATATTCATTACCTTCATCATCAGTCCAAGGTAGTGTACTATATATTAATTCACCTTTTGGAACAGTCAAATTATCAAAGATAGGCATGGTTAAATTTTCTTTACCTTCATTGTCATCTAAATCATAGTAAAGAATGCTTGGGTTGTTCCGAGATGATGCATTTAGCCATGAAAGACCAGCACCATCCTGAGTACCATTAACAGCTCCAATCAACTCATAAGTTCCAGGTTCAGTGATTATCCTTGCTAAAGCTACAAGATTACCATCTTCGTTAACCCTAACTGCAAAGTCCATGATATCAGTAACATCGTCCTCAGAAAATGTAATATCGTCGTCTTTATTTATTATCTCTATTTTGGTACCATCAGCATCAACTTCGAAGTCATTAAACAAATCTTCGTCGCCAGATTCGACTTCAACGGTATCTGTGGAGATTAAATCTATGTTGTTTATCTTCACCAGATTGGTGTTCATACCAGCGAAAACAGTCTCTACTGTGAAATTCATGACTTCGGAATCGTCAGAAGCACCAAGGTCTTCCTCGTAAGTGAAGTCATTTCCTTCAGTGACAACTATATTTTCAACTTCTTCACCATCATTAGTCAGTGATAGCCATGACTTTTTACCGTCAACATCAATCTCCAAGGCAGTGATCGCCCAGCCACCAGTAAGGGACAGTGATTCACCTACTCTCAGAAGATGATCATCATCATCATCCTCATCAACAAGTTTTTCACTGATAATCCAGTCGTTACCCGTGTCAACAACGGCAAATTTAGCACCACTCCATGCTATATATTCATAACCTTCATCATCAGTCCAAGGTAGTGTACTATATATTAATTCACCTTTTGGAACAGTCAAATTATCAAAGATAGGCATGGTTATGTTCTCTTTACCTTCATTGTCATCCAAATCATAGTAAAGAATACTCGGATTATTCTTAGATGATGCATTTAGCCATGAAAGACCAGCACCATCCTGAGTAGTATTGACGGCACAAATAAACTCATACGGTGCTGCCACTTCTTTAGCAGCCGATGCCGCTGGCACCATTGCCGTGAACATGGTAAGCACCATAAGAGCAGTTAATGTTACTGCGGTTATTTTCTTATTCATTTCTTTTCCTCCAAATTAATTTTATTGGTTATATCTACCCGCTGATGCGGGTTTCTATTAGAGTGACCGTATTGAATGTGCCTCATAAGCCCCCCTCAGGCAGCCTACCGGAGACACTGATCCGCCTGCATCATTGCGAACCCATTGGATTCGACAATTGCCGCAATCGGTTTCATCACCCTCTTAATCCCGTCATACGGATTATAAGTAATCTATAAGTTATTACCCTTTTAAATCTTTTTTGGTCGGATTTTAGTCAAAACAAGCATTCAGCTCCATTGTGACCAACGAAATAGAGTACACATATTGTCGAAGTAAAGCCCCGGATTTCACGCTCTGGTTCAATGAACTATTCTAACAGGTACGCTTTTATCATCCAGATAATCCTTGACATCTCCCACCAAGTATTCACCGAAATGGAATATGCTGGCAGCCAGCGCCGCATCTGCATGCCCATCCACAAACGCATCGAACATGTGCTCAGGCCCTGCCGCCCCTCCCGAGGCGATCACCGGGATATTGATCGCATCAGATACAGCCCTGGTAATTGGTAGATCATATCCGTAATACGTACCGTCCCTGTCCATACTGGTCAGCAAGATCTCACCTGCACCCAGCCCTTCCACCTGCCTGGCCCACCTGAGTGCATCAATACCAGTAGGGGTGCGGCCCCCGTATATAACCACCTCATACCATGCAGGCGTGCCGTCCTCCAGAACGATGATGGTCTTATCCCGGCCATCTTCAATATCCGGATTCCGGCGGCAGTCGATCGCTGTTATGATACACTGGGAACCAAATATCTTCGACGACTCACTTATCAGGGCCGGGCGCTTAACTGCTGCCGTATTAATAGATACCTTATCTGCGCCCGAACGCAGTAAGGACTTGATATCCTTAATCGAATTAATGCCCCCGCCCACGGTCAGCGGGATGAACACCTCATCGGCAGTGCGCTCTATCACATCGATCATAGTGGAACGCCCCTCATGGGATGCAGTAATATCCAAAAAGACCAGTTCATCAGCTCCCTGGAGGTTATATTCCTTGGCTAGTTCAACCGGGTCGCCTGCCCTTCGCAGGTCTTCGAACTCGATCCCCTTGACCACACAACCGCCAGCCTCATCAAGGGTAACATCCAGACACGGTATTATCCGTTTTGTCAGCATCGGTCTTCCTTCACCTTGTTATTCATGCCCATTTATTTAATCAGGGAAACATATTTTAGAATTAACATTCATTCATGAGCATCATATCACATTAAGCATATTACTTTAAACATACTGTTATTATGGAGGATTCAAGATCAATGTCAAATATCCCTGTTGATAAGCCCGTCCTGGTCACCTGCGGACTGCCGTATGCCAACGGTGAATGCCATATAGGACACCTGCGTACATACATTCCTGCCGACATCTTTGTCAGGTCCCTGCATAAGCAAGGACTGAAAACCATTTTTGTATGCGGTTCAGATACCCACGGCACACCTATAGTTGTCAGTGCCGAACAGACAAATACCACTCCTAGTAAACTCATAGAGAAATACCACCATCATTTTGACGAAGTATTTAAGAAACTGGGCATCCGGTTCAACTTCTTCGGCACTACAGACGGGGCTGTGAACCACAACCGTACTAATGATATTGTTAACAGGTTGATCGAGAACAATTATGTATATCCCAAAACGATCGACCTGGCATACTGCAGCCATTGTGAAAGATCTCTACCTGACCGTTATGTGGAAGGTATCTGCCCCTACTGTGAATCACTTGCAAGAGGTGACGAATGCGACCAGGGATGCAACAGGCACCTGGAGCCAGGGGAGATACTGGAACCGATATGCAAGATATGTGGGAACAAGGCAGAATACAGGGAACAGGAACACTTCTTTTTTAGATTATCATCATTCAAGGATTTCCTGCTGGAATACCTGGAAACCCTGGGAGGGACATCCAATGCCCGCAACTATGCCAGGGAATGGGTGAATAAGGAACTCAGGGATTGGTGCATCACACGCAACCTTGAATGGGGCGTGAGGTTCCCAGGCCATGACGAACTGGTAGTATATGTATGGGTAGATGCCCCAATAGGATATATCTCATTTACAGAAGAGTACTGCAATAATGCCGGATTGGACTGGAAACATATCTGGCAGGGTGATTCCAGTATCATTCACTTCATTGGCCTGGATATAGCATACCATCACTGCATATTCTGGCCGGCAATGTTAAAGGGTGCAGATTATTCACTACCCCATGCGGTAGTGGCCTCGGGCATGGTAAAGATCGATGATAAGACCTTCAGTAAGAGCAGGGGTTATGTGGTCTGGGTGAACGATGACTACCTGGATCATGGATTCCACCCAGACCTGCTGCGCTATTACCTGGCCAGCTACACATCACACACCAAGGACCTGAACTTCTCATGGAAGGTGTTTAAGGAAAAAGTAAATAACGAACTTGTAGGTTCACTGGGAAATTTCCTTTACCGTACGCTGCATTTTACGCATAAGAATTTTGGTGGGGTACCTGAGGGAGTTGTATCCGACAATGTGCTGGATGAGATACGCAGCACCATCCGTAAAGTGACCGAAGCCATGGAAGAATATGAGTTCAAGAAGGCAATTGACATAATAATGGGTCTATCCGCATACGGTAATACATACTTCCAGTCAAACGAGCCCTGGCACCTGATCAAAAATGACCCGGATGCCTGTGCAGGGGTGGTCAAGGACTGCATCCAGGTCGCAAAGGCACTGGTACTGCTGTGTGAGCCTGTTATACCAGCTAAGATGAATGAGGCGTGGGTTCACCTGGGGCTGGAAGGCGATGTCAGCCAGATGAGGTATGACGAAGGGCTGGTGGAACTGGAATCGGGAAGGTCCCTGCCAAAACCTGCAATCCTGTTCACAAAGATAGATGATAAGAAGATAGACGAGATGGAGGTTATTATGAACAAACGAATAGCCGAAGCAATGGCAAAAGAGGAAAAGGCCGCACCGCAGGTCCCCGTTGTTACATTTGAGGAATTCAATAGAATGGATATCAGGACAGGGACCATAGTTTTTGCCGAAGCCATTAAAGGGTCTGATAAATTAGTAAAACTCCAGGTCGATATCGGAGAGGATATCCCAAGACAGGTGGTGGCAGGTATTGCCCTGACACATGTGGCCGATGAACTGGTGGGCAGGCAAATTGTCCTGCTGGCAAATATGAAACCTGCCAAACTGTTCGGCGTGGAATCCATGGGAATGATACTTGCCGCTGATGCAGCCGGGGCAGTGCTGCTGCAGCCTGAAAATAAAGTGGAAAACGGCACATTGATTAAATAAAAACCATATATGAAAAGGAATGGGGCTTGACGGATCGGAGGGGATGGATACGATGCCGTTTAATGCCCCAATATTAATTATATTAGCAACAACTTATTTATAATGTTTTCGATTGGTTTTATGCAGATCAAGAGATAAATAATAATTATCAAAATTGTATCATTTAAGTAAATATCTTAATATCAACTTATTAACTAAATATCTTAATATCAAGTAGATATATTAATATAATGATTCTTATCAGATCGAAATTAGGTGAAATAAATGGAAAATGAATGGAAGATGGACCTTGATATCCCTGACATCGGTTCGCTGATAACATTACTCAGTGCTGCTTTATCTGCAGCCATTATGGGTGTGGGTAATGTTTTATACGTGGTAATAATGGTGACCACTGCATATGAAGCAAAAGGAAAAGAATTCTTGCTAAGTTTAATAAACCCTCAAGCAAACCTTACATTCGAAGCACAATTTGTCCTGGTTGTAGGGACCCTGCTGATAATATCTGCAATTTTTTTCTTTATTACAATGTTGGTCTCTATCTATGAGACGTATGCGGTATCCAAAAAAGAAAGGGGCGGACGCATGATAATAGTGTTTGTATGTTTCGCACTTTCCCTCCTAGTCTTAATATTAGCATTGTTTTACACGATGTCATTTAGATATTTTATTTATTAGTAATGAGGCGATAAAAATGGGCAAGATCAGTATTCACGGTAATATTCAGGAAGTCCCGAAAGTGGAGGAAGTGGACGAGTCCAAACAGATAATGAAAGCCAGGATCGAGACCAAGACCCACAGGGTATTGTATCCCTTTACAGCCATTGTGGGCCAGGAAAGGATGAAACGTGCCCTGATCCTGAACGCAATAAATCCTTCCATTGGCGGAGTATTGATAAGGGGGCAGAAGGGGACTGCCAAATCCACTGCAGTCAGGGGTCTGGCTGAGATACTGCCTGAGGTCGAAGTGGTCTCGGGATGTACATATAGCTGCAATCCCCGTGACGAGGATAAATTCTGCTGGGAATGCCAGATACGCAAAGATGAGGGGACAATCACTACTGAAAAACGTCTCATGAAAGTAGTTGACCTACCCGTGGGTGCCACAGAGGACCGGGTGGTAGGTAGCCTGGACATAGAAAAGGCCGTTACCGAAGGTCTCAAAGCCTATGAACCAGGCATACTTGCTGAGGCGAACGGCGGCATCCTGTATGTGGATGAGATAAACCTGCTGGACGATTTTGTAGTGGATGCACTCCTGGATGCGGCAGCCATGGGCGTGAACACCGTAGAAAGGGAAGGAGTAAGTGTAAGCCATCCAGCCAAGTTCATAATTGTCGGGAGCATGAATCCTGAAGAGGGGGAACTGCGGCCCCAGCTGCTGGACAGGATAGCACTCCAGGTAGAGGTGGTGGGTATCCAGGACCTGGAACAAAGAGTAGAGATCGTGGAGCAGACCAATAGATTTAATGACGACCCTAATGGTTTCAGGAAAGAGTTCCAGTCAGAACAGGACCGTATAAATTCCCGGATAGTAAAGGCCCAGCAGATGCTTCAAAGGGTGGTTACGACCAGGGATAATCTCCAGACCATAGCCGAGATATGTATAGAATTCAATGTTGATGGACACAGGGCAGATATTATGATCGAGAGGACCGCCCGTACCAATGCGGCATTCGAAGGAAGAGACCGGGTCACCAATGAAGATATTGTGGAAGCTGCCGAGATGGTACTGCCGCACAGGATGAGAAAGCGGCCGTTTGAGGAGGAAGAGTTCAGCGTCGAACTGCTGAGACGACTGGTGGAGAAATGAGCGATATCATTGCCGAGAGGATGCGAAGTAACCTGAAAAAGGAATACGGCATTAAAGTGTTCCATATCGGCAAACCCCTCCTGGCGATCAGGATACCAAAAACTGAGATCAATGAGTTCGACAATGACGATTCTGACTATATCAAAGAACTGCTGGTGGATTTAAAGGACCAGATCCATCTGGATGAGGTGATCCATGCCTATATTATAGCAGACAAGTCCTATGTTGTGCTGGACCCATACGATATTTTCTGTGAGGTTTTCGATGATGTTCCTATCCCGAAACGTAAGAGACCCGATGCGATTCAGGTGATCGAACCACAACCTGTAACAAAGATGGACCATCGCACTCCCATATACCGTACACCCACCTATGTGGCCCCGGTACCAAGAACACCCGAGTTAATAGCACCAGTATACCAAGCCCGGGGTGATAAAAAGCTTGAAGTTGTGGAGGAACCTGAAATTGAAGATACGGAAATTGGGGCTAAATCAGATGAAAAGATCGTAAGAAATATCCTCAGTGACTTTGCAAAAACACGAAAAAAGAAATTGGTCATCGGCCAGATGAAGAGCGGTAGGCGGGCAGAGGTCCTGACCAAAGGAAAACGGGGCAGGTATGTGAGATCCCGCCTGCCTGACGGCGAAGTTACCGATATTGCAGTGGCCCCAACCATCAGGGCGGCGGCATTGCATGCTGAGAATGGCAAGATCAGGGTCAAGAAGAGCGATTACAGGGAGAAGGTCAGGCGCAGGCGTATTGCCACGCTTATTAATATTGTGATGGATACCAGCGGCAGCATGGATGAAATGGATAAGGTGGATATCACCCGCAGCGTGATAGTGGCGTTATTAAAGGATGCATACCAGCGGAGGGATAAGGTATCGCTGGTCACGTACAGCGGCCGGAAAGGCGAACTGGTACTACCCTTCACGTCATCAGTTGAACGCGCAAAACGATATCTTGAGACAATTCCATTCGGTGGTACCACTCCGCTGGCTTCAGGTATCCTGATGGGACTGCACTCCCTGCACAATGAGATCAAGAAGGACCCATCCACGATTCCCATAATGGTTCTGGTAACGGATGGTAAGTCCAACGTTCCCCTGGAAGTGGGCGGCAATATCCGCAGGGAACTTTCCATGGTGCTGCATTATGTGATAAGCGAAGGAATCCATGTGCTTATTGTGGATATGAGCAGTCACGGTTCAAAACTTGCCAGCGAGATAGCAGAAGAGGTGAACGGCAGATATTACCAGCCCGAACGTCTGAATAAAGAAACACTATATAAGGCCATCAGCGACCAGAGGGATGATGCATCATATTTTACTAATGTTTAGGAAATAAGTCTTGTAGAAATTTTTGGAGTAGGGAACATGGGTGTGGAATTGGGCGATATCTTTGAAAAACACGAGATCCAGTTAAGTGACCTGGCAGGCAGGGTGGTGGCCATTGATGCTTTCAATACCCTGTACCAGTTCCTGAGTATAATCAGGCAGAGGGACGGTACGCCCCTGATGAATTCCAGGGGTGAGGTGACCTCACATCTATCAGGGTTTTTGTACCGCACCACGAACCTTGTGGAAGCTGGCATCAAGCCGGTATTTGTATTCGACGGTAAGCCCCCGGATTTCAAGGCCCGGACCCTGAAGGAGAGGTCGAAGACCAGGGATAAGGCCATGAACCGCTGGAAAGAGGCAGTTGCTGCGGGTAAGGAGGAGGAAGCTTTTATACATGCCCAGGCTTCGTCACACCTGAAAGAGGGCATGGTTGAAGATGCCAAGACCTTGCTTAGATTTATGGGGATCCCTGTGGTGCAGGCTCCCTCGGAAGGTGAGGCGCAGGCTGCCCATATGGCACTGACAGGAGATGCAGATTTTGCTGCATCCCAGGACTATGATTCACTGCTGTTCGGTGCACCCAGGGTGTTAAGGAACCTGACCGTTACTGGAAAACGCAAGCTTCCGCGTAAGAATATCTATATTGATGTGAATCCTGAGATCATTGATCTTGAGGATGTATTGTCTGCCAATGGCATCACCAGGGAGCAGTTGATCGATATTGCTTTGCTTGTGGGTACTGATTACAATCCCGGAATCAAGCGGGTTGGACCTAAAACGGCTATGAAATTGATAAAGCAGCACGGTGGGATTGAGGCAGTGCTGGTTGAGAAGGGGGAGGAGATTGAGAATTTGCAGGTGATCAAGGACTTCTTCCTGTATCCTGATGTTATTTCTGATTATGAGATTTCGTGGAAGTCCCCTAAAGAGTCTGAGATTACTGATTTTCTCTGTAACAGGCATGATTTTTCCGAAGTTCGGGTGAAGGGTGCGGTAGGCAGGTTGGTGGAAGCTTCGGATGCGGGCCAGCAGACTCTTGACCAGTGGTTCTGAAATGGTGCAGAGGAGCGGTCTGTTGTATTGGCTTTTTTTAACGTGTAGGTAAGTATAAACACACAATTCTATCTCGCGGTTGAAATTCAATTATAAAATTGGTGTTCTTGATTCATGTCTTTCCCGTTATTCTTACAGTTGTTTCTGTAACAACAATGAAATCTCCAGGGAGTGATTTTTCATATTTTTCAAGCAAGTGTTTTAGTACAGCTATTTTGTTTGCAGCTCTCTCATCTTCAAGACGCAAAAGTATCACACCTTTATGCTGTTTTTTCTCCCGAAAAACAAGCTCAGCAAAGTCCTTGTCGTTTGTGATCAGTATCCGGTTTTGCTCACTGGCTTTCTTGATTACCTCTTTATCATCCGCGCCCCTGATTTCATCATATACCGAAACCACATCATGATTTTGCAGGCGCAGCCACTGTGCAACCGCAAGCCCTGTGCATTCATCCACAAGGAACCGCATCTAACAGGCCCCTGCAGTCAAAGGCATAAATGTGGTGTTTTCAAGGGATTCTGTTGCAAATAGCAAACATGCTTTAATGTCATCTTCGTTTAATCCTTTGTATTCGTCAAGGATCTCCTCCACAGAAGCGCCATGTCCTAATAATCCCAGGATATACTGCACCGTAAGTCTTGTTCCCCTGATCACAGGTTTTCCAGTCATAACATTGGGGTCAAGAATGATGCGTTCAAGCAATTTTTCTGCGTTCATAATTTTTCACCTTATCTATTATTTTCTCTTTAGTCATATAAAGACCATTGATTGCCTTTGATAAAGTAGAGACTTTTTATTTTCTTCTGGTTGAACCAAATATGCGTCCAAACCAAACATATCTAACCTAAATATTTCAACTGTCTTCATTAAATGATAAACAAAAATATCCAACGTCCTCAAACAGTATAAAATTTCAAGGTGAAATGAGATAGTTACCACTAAGACAATTGACAAATAATAT
Above is a window of ANME-2 cluster archaeon DNA encoding:
- a CDS encoding DUF5615 family PIN-like protein, producing MRFLVDECTGLAVAQWLRLQNHDVVSVYDEIRGADDKEVIKKASEQNRILITNDKDFAELVFREKKQHKGVILLRLEDERAANKIAVLKHLLEKYEKSLPGDFIVVTETTVRITGKT
- a CDS encoding VWA domain-containing protein, coding for MSDIIAERMRSNLKKEYGIKVFHIGKPLLAIRIPKTEINEFDNDDSDYIKELLVDLKDQIHLDEVIHAYIIADKSYVVLDPYDIFCEVFDDVPIPKRKRPDAIQVIEPQPVTKMDHRTPIYRTPTYVAPVPRTPELIAPVYQARGDKKLEVVEEPEIEDTEIGAKSDEKIVRNILSDFAKTRKKKLVIGQMKSGRRAEVLTKGKRGRYVRSRLPDGEVTDIAVAPTIRAAALHAENGKIRVKKSDYREKVRRRRIATLINIVMDTSGSMDEMDKVDITRSVIVALLKDAYQRRDKVSLVTYSGRKGELVLPFTSSVERAKRYLETIPFGGTTPLASGILMGLHSLHNEIKKDPSTIPIMVLVTDGKSNVPLEVGGNIRRELSMVLHYVISEGIHVLIVDMSSHGSKLASEIAEEVNGRYYQPERLNKETLYKAISDQRDDASYFTNV
- a CDS encoding flap endonuclease-1, producing the protein MGVELGDIFEKHEIQLSDLAGRVVAIDAFNTLYQFLSIIRQRDGTPLMNSRGEVTSHLSGFLYRTTNLVEAGIKPVFVFDGKPPDFKARTLKERSKTRDKAMNRWKEAVAAGKEEEAFIHAQASSHLKEGMVEDAKTLLRFMGIPVVQAPSEGEAQAAHMALTGDADFAASQDYDSLLFGAPRVLRNLTVTGKRKLPRKNIYIDVNPEIIDLEDVLSANGITREQLIDIALLVGTDYNPGIKRVGPKTAMKLIKQHGGIEAVLVEKGEEIENLQVIKDFFLYPDVISDYEISWKSPKESEITDFLCNRHDFSEVRVKGAVGRLVEASDAGQQTLDQWF
- a CDS encoding DUF433 domain-containing protein, coding for MNAEKLLERIILDPNVMTGKPVIRGTRLTVQYILGLLGHGASVEEILDEYKGLNEDDIKACLLFATESLENTTFMPLTAGAC